From the genome of Bacillota bacterium:
CTGCCTGGCCAGGCCGTTGGGGTCCCGGGGTGCCAGCACAACGTAACGGTTGTACGGGGGTAACGTGTAAGGCGTGGGGCCGTCTATGGCGGCCACAGACCGGCCCGCCACCCGGTAGAAATCCCCCCGTCGCCCCAGCAAGCGGCCGATGGCCCCCACCACTGCTGCGAGCAGGATACGCCACACTCCTACTTCCCGGATGGCCATCTCCATGGTCTCGGGGATGCCAAGGCCAATCCCATACCCCACTTTGCGCACAAACCGGCAGAGGAAGCGAGCCAGGGGCCGGGGTCGGATCTGGTCCACCGGGTAGGCACGGCCCTGGGCAGCCGCAGCGGCTTTCTGTCCGATAAAGACGATGTCGCCGGGCCGCACGTGCGGCCCCAGGTACCTTTTCATGAGGGCGGGGACGTCTTCCCCCGCGCCGATGACATGGGTACGCACGAGAAGGCGACGGTAGCGCCTCCCCCCTACCTCCACGCATGTATCCGAGACGACCATTCCCGGAGCCTCAGCCCCCTGTACAGTACCCTCGGCCCCAGGGGTAGCTGCCGCGCCGCCTCGTATTGTGGCCGCGGCGCCTCGCGTGGCGGCATTGGCCCCGGTTGCGGGCACTTGGGCCTCTCTCGCCTGCTGCACTTCAACTTCCTCCACCGCTTGCGCACCTCTTCTCAGCCCTGGCCAGGCCCCTACTCAGCGGATGGGCAGTCGGAGCCGGCCGGCCAGGCCGAGTAGCTTTCCCCCACCGGGCAGGGACACGATTTCTTCCTTCTTTACTCCGCCCGCCAGCAGGACCACCACACCGTACACGAGGGCAGCCACAGCGATGGCAACGAGGGTCCCCGGGTGTCGGCCCCACGGCCAATACCTGTGGACGAGCAAGGCCACGGGGACCATGATCAGGGAGGCTCCCGCCGGGATCGCCACCCACCTCCGCCAGTCGGGGGCCAGTTGTGTCCGCACCATCACCGCGCGCAGGTTGAGCAGCGCTGCCACCAGGTACGCCAGCACCGACCCCAGGGCGGCCCCGCGTACATTCCAGGCCGGGATGGCGGTCAGCGTATACGACGTGATGACCTTGGCGAGTCCCCCCGCCGCTATATGGTATATGGGCAGCGCGGGCAATCCCATGCCCTGCAGGATCGAAGTGGTTACCAGGTAAAGGTTGAGGAACACCACGGCCAGCGACACCCAGGCCAGCACCGGCCCCGCCTCCGCATCAGCGTAGAGCAGATCCGTGATGGGTGTAGCCAGGACGAGTAGACCTGCTGCCGCCGGTACAGAAAACAGGCAGCACGCGCGCACCCCCAGCGAAGCACGACGGCCCAGTTCCCGCCGGTTGCCGGTGGCGTGAGCCTGGGAGATCCAGGGCACCATGTTGGCCGCGATGGCGGTCGCCAGCACCGCGGGCAGGTTCACCAGGGTCATGGCCAGTCCGGTGAGGCGCCCGTACATGGTGGTGGCCTCCCGCAGGGAAAACCCCGCCACCCGCAGGCGGTTCTGCACGATGACCGCGTCCAGGAAGCCCATCAGGGGTAGGGCCAGGGATGCCGCGGCCACGGGTATACCAAGGGCCAGCACCCTCCGGGCCAGCAGCGCGTCCTGCCCGCGGGGCGGCGGCTCGGCACGAAGAAGGCGCCTCCCGCCGCGAAGGTAGAGACCCGCCACGTATGCGAGGGAGATGAGGCTCCCGGCTACGGCCCCCCCGGCTGCCCCCGCTGCTGCGACCTCGACCCCGCGGGGAGCCAGCACCCAGGCCAGTACCAGGATTACCACCACCCGGACGAATTGTTCGGCCACATCGGCTATGGCACTGGGAGTCATGAGGCGCAGGCCCTGGAAGTAGCCGCGGAACGCCGACCCGGCGGCCACCAGAAGGATGGCCGGGGCCACGGCGGCCAACGCCAGTGCCGCCCGTGGGTCCCCCAGCCAGCGGGCCACCACTCGCGACCCCAGCCCCAGGCCTAAGGTAAAGAACAGGCCGCTTGCGACCAGCAAGAACAAACTCAGCCAGAACACCCGGCGCGCATGGGAGTCCTTTCCCAGGGCGTGGTACTCTGCCACCAGTTTGGACACCGCCACCGGGATGCCCGCCCGGGCAAGGAAAAGCACCGTGACGTAGACGGGATAGGCGAGCTGGTAAATGCCCACGCCTTCTGCCCCGATGAGTCGGGTGAGCGGGATGCGGTACACCGCCCCCAGGAGCTTGGCCACAAAGCCGGCGACGCCGAGCACCGCGATCCCGTGCACCAGGGACTCGTCACGCCGCTGCGCACTCATACCGCATCCTCCCGGTGGTCTTTACGCAGCCGGGCGGCGGCCAGCATGCATCCCAGCACACCGTGGGCGGTGACGGTGCCACCCTGCAGATAGGCGGCGTAAGGCGGTCGCAAGGGGGCGTCGGCCCCCAGTTCCAGGGACGCACCCGGGACAAACGTGCCTCCCGCCATGATAACCCGGTCCCGGTAACCCGGCATCTCCCCGGGTTCCGGGCGGGCGTGGGCGTCCACCGGACCGGCCTGCTGTAACCCCCGGCAGAAGAAACGCAGGCGAGCTGGAGTCCCCAGCACCACCGACTGTACGATATCCCCCCGCTCCTCCCCTGCCGCCGGCGACACCTCCAGGCCCAGCCTGGCGAAGAAATGAGCCGCGAAAACCGCCGTGCCCAGCGCCTGCCCCACGGCGTGGGGGGCCCAGAAGAACCCCTGGGCAGCCAGGCGCAACCAGCTCCCCGTGGGCCCCACTTCCCCGCCCTGCCCGGGTGCATACAGCCTTGCTGCCACCCGCGCCACCAGATCGACCCTTCCCACTATGTATCCGCCCGTGGGGGCCAGTCCTCCCCCCGGGTTCTTGATGAGAGAACCCGCGCACAGGTCAGCACCCACCGCGCAGGGTTCGGTTTCTTCCACGAACTCGCCGTAGCAGTTATCCACGAGCACCAGGGCACGGCGAGAATGGCTGCGCACCACCTCCACCGCCCGCCCTATTTCCCCCACCGTGAGTGCACGGCGCAGGGAGTATCCCCGCGACCTCTGTATCAGGACCAGGCGGGTGCGCGGCACCACAGCATCCCCCAGTGCGTCCAGCCATCCCCGGATATCGTCATGGGGATCGACCGCGACGGCGCGTGCTCCTACCCCCCACTCGGCCAGATCCCCTAGTACTCCCCACATGGTGTCGTAGGCGTGGCCGGGCCAGGTGAGCACCTCATCACCGGGCCGCAGCAGCGCCTGGAGGCAGAGGGCCAGTGCCTGGGTCCCGGTGGCGATCTGTGGCCGCACCAGCGCGGCCTCCGCCGAAAAGACCTCGCTCCAGGCCCGCTCCAGGCTCTCCCGCCCCCGGTCCCCGTACCCATAGCCCCAGGAGCCAGCCAGGCCCGGCTCGTCCAGCCCCGAACGAGCCAGAGCAAGCGTCACCCGCACCTGGTTGAGGGCAGCCCGTGCCTGGTATTTTTCCCGTTCCTGCCTGCTCCCTTCCCAGGCCTCCCTCGCCAGGGCCACCAGGTCAGGATCCACAGAAAAGGCCGACTCTGCAGCCTGCCAGAAAGACGATGCCAGCACACTCATACTTCGCCTCACCTGCTCCTGGGACTCATGCGTTATGCACTCCCTCCGCGGGGGCGGCAGCCGCTCCTGCGAATGACCTTTCCCTTTCCAGCATCCTCATCAGGCGGGCCGCCCGTACCCTGTCCAGTTCTGCCCGCACGTGTATCTTCTCCGGCGTATATTCCACCCCTGCCACCCGACCGGCCTGATGAATCCACGAAAGGACCCATCCCTCATCGTATCCCAGGGAGAGGTCGAGGACGTTCCGTTCGTGCCGGAAGAAGGTGTCCAGCTTCTCCAGCAGGAGGTGCAACCCTTGCCCGGTGAGGGCCGAAACAGCCGCGCACTCCGAGTTGCCGTTCCACCCCTGCCCTTCCCCCGGGGGGAGGAGGTCCACCTTGTTGAACACCGTCAGCCTTGGCGTGCGGTCGGCACCCAGCTCGCGGAGCACATCCTCCACCGCCCGTACCTGTTCCTCGCGGGCCGGGTGAGCCGCGTCCACGACGTGCAACAGCACGTCTGCTTCGACGACTTCTTCCAGGGTGGCCCGGAACGCTGCTACCAGGTGGTGGGGAAGGTCACGTATGAAACCGACGGTGTCCGAGATCAAGACGCGCTGTCCCGAAGGAAGGACCAGGATGCGGGTGGTAGGGTCCAGGGTGGCAAACAGGCGGTCCTCGGTGAGCACAGAAGCCCCGGTCAGGGCGTTCAGCAGGGTAGATTTGCCCGCATTGGTGTATCCCACCAGGGCCACCAGCGGGTAAGGGACAGACTTTCTTTCGCTCCTCTGCAGCGTGCGGGTGCGGCGCACCTCTGCGATTTCCCGCTCGAGCTGGTGAATGCGCTCCCTCACCCGCCGGCGGTCGACTTCGAGCCGGGTTTCTCCCGGTCCCCGCGTGCCGATGCCGCCCCCCAGACGGTCCAGTTCCGGCCGCGCCCGTACCAGGCGGGGAAGCAGGTAATTGAGCTGGGCCAGTTCCACCTGCAGCTTGCCCTCCCGGGTACGGGCTCGCTGGGCGAAGATGTCCAGGATCAGCTGGGTGCGATCCAGTACTCGCCCGCCTATGATTCCTTCCAGGTTGCGGGCCTGGGCTGGCGCCAGTTCGTGGGAAAAGACCACGAGGTCGGCTCCCGCCTCCCGCCGGGCAGCCTCGATTTCCTGCGCCTTCCCCCTGCCCACCAGGGTTGCCGCGTCTGGTTCTCGGATGCTAACGACCACGGAATGCACGGCTCCGGCTCCGGCGCTCCGCGCGAGCAGCACCATCTCGCCGGCCACGTCCTGCGCCCGCCAGGGCGGCTCGTCGCCCAGGTGCAGGGAGACCACCAGCACCCGGTCCGTACGCCCTCCCGCCCGTGCGTGGTCGAGCATGCGGTGAGCCCGTTCCACCTCGGAAGTAATGTCCAGGAGCGCGGCCTCCTCGACGGAAAGGGGTCCTACTACCTGGTAAACAGGGGATGATGTATCGTCCGCCCGCGGGTATGCCACCACCACCCCGGTCGGACGGCCGTTCTTGACCTGCACCACGGCCAGGGAGTCAAGACGCCAGGCCTGGGCCAGTACCAGTTCCCGGCCCAGAGTACCCCCGGCCTTGGCCCGGATGCAGCGGACTCCGCACAACCCCCTCCGTACGGGTGGTTCCCACTGAGCAAAGGCTGCTCCTCCCCGAACCAGAGCCACCTGATGGCCACGCCGGTCAAAAAAGGCGGCCCAGTCCTGCCTGTCCCGCGCCACCAGGCGCGCCAGGTCCTGGGCCCACTCGTCCTCGACTACCCTGCCCGGCTGCAGGCTCCTCTTGCGGAGCGCCTTGACAAGTTCCAGCGTCCTTTCGGCGCTTCTACCTATGTTCTGGCACCTCCTCTGCTCCCGCCACCATTATACCACGCCCGGGCGAACGCCAGGCTTCTCCTCCAGCACCTGGATATCGTGCATGCAGCGTTGCGGCAGAACGGGTGCCTTAAGCCCGGCCGGCGAGCAGCCTGCGCAACCGGCGGATGCCCTGCCCTGTCCAGGCAGACGATGCCACCAGCGCGATCTCCGGGTACATCTGTCTCACCAGGGCCAGGCCCGCCAGGGAAGAAGCACAATCCATCCTGGACACCACCAGGAGATACCGTGGCCGGAGCCGGGCCAAACGCCACAGAGCGATGTCGGCGGCATACACCCGCCCCCGCTCTCCAGTGGCTGCCCCGTCCACGACATGAACGACCATGTCTGTAGCCAGTATTCTTCCCAGGGCTTCTGCCACCCCCTCGCGCACGGTCTGGTCATCCGGCACCTCTTCATCCATCCCGGGAGTTTCGACAAACGTCCAGCGACGGCCGGGCAAGCCCAGCGTCGCCGCGGCGACCTCTATCGCGAGGAATCCCCCCGCGGGCCGCAGCCTGTGAACCTTCCGTTCCTC
Proteins encoded in this window:
- a CDS encoding methionine gamma-lyase family protein, with product MSVLASSFWQAAESAFSVDPDLVALAREAWEGSRQEREKYQARAALNQVRVTLALARSGLDEPGLAGSWGYGYGDRGRESLERAWSEVFSAEAALVRPQIATGTQALALCLQALLRPGDEVLTWPGHAYDTMWGVLGDLAEWGVGARAVAVDPHDDIRGWLDALGDAVVPRTRLVLIQRSRGYSLRRALTVGEIGRAVEVVRSHSRRALVLVDNCYGEFVEETEPCAVGADLCAGSLIKNPGGGLAPTGGYIVGRVDLVARVAARLYAPGQGGEVGPTGSWLRLAAQGFFWAPHAVGQALGTAVFAAHFFARLGLEVSPAAGEERGDIVQSVVLGTPARLRFFCRGLQQAGPVDAHARPEPGEMPGYRDRVIMAGGTFVPGASLELGADAPLRPPYAAYLQGGTVTAHGVLGCMLAAARLRKDHREDAV
- a CDS encoding GTPase codes for the protein MTVECMLVGRPGSGRSSLLTALLRSWGCRSLPVTTWFPGGSPSRWRVRLPEEERKVHRLRPAGGFLAIEVAAATLGLPGRRWTFVETPGMDEEVPDDQTVREGVAEALGRILATDMVVHVVDGAATGERGRVYAADIALWRLARLRPRYLLVVSRMDCASSLAGLALVRQMYPEIALVASSAWTGQGIRRLRRLLAGRA
- the hflX gene encoding GTPase HflX — translated: MCGVRCIRAKAGGTLGRELVLAQAWRLDSLAVVQVKNGRPTGVVVAYPRADDTSSPVYQVVGPLSVEEAALLDITSEVERAHRMLDHARAGGRTDRVLVVSLHLGDEPPWRAQDVAGEMVLLARSAGAGAVHSVVVSIREPDAATLVGRGKAQEIEAARREAGADLVVFSHELAPAQARNLEGIIGGRVLDRTQLILDIFAQRARTREGKLQVELAQLNYLLPRLVRARPELDRLGGGIGTRGPGETRLEVDRRRVRERIHQLEREIAEVRRTRTLQRSERKSVPYPLVALVGYTNAGKSTLLNALTGASVLTEDRLFATLDPTTRILVLPSGQRVLISDTVGFIRDLPHHLVAAFRATLEEVVEADVLLHVVDAAHPAREEQVRAVEDVLRELGADRTPRLTVFNKVDLLPPGEGQGWNGNSECAAVSALTGQGLHLLLEKLDTFFRHERNVLDLSLGYDEGWVLSWIHQAGRVAGVEYTPEKIHVRAELDRVRAARLMRMLERERSFAGAAAAPAEGVHNA
- a CDS encoding polysaccharide biosynthesis protein gives rise to the protein MSAQRRDESLVHGIAVLGVAGFVAKLLGAVYRIPLTRLIGAEGVGIYQLAYPVYVTVLFLARAGIPVAVSKLVAEYHALGKDSHARRVFWLSLFLLVASGLFFTLGLGLGSRVVARWLGDPRAALALAAVAPAILLVAAGSAFRGYFQGLRLMTPSAIADVAEQFVRVVVILVLAWVLAPRGVEVAAAGAAGGAVAGSLISLAYVAGLYLRGGRRLLRAEPPPRGQDALLARRVLALGIPVAAASLALPLMGFLDAVIVQNRLRVAGFSLREATTMYGRLTGLAMTLVNLPAVLATAIAANMVPWISQAHATGNRRELGRRASLGVRACCLFSVPAAAGLLVLATPITDLLYADAEAGPVLAWVSLAVVFLNLYLVTTSILQGMGLPALPIYHIAAGGLAKVITSYTLTAIPAWNVRGAALGSVLAYLVAALLNLRAVMVRTQLAPDWRRWVAIPAGASLIMVPVALLVHRYWPWGRHPGTLVAIAVAALVYGVVVLLAGGVKKEEIVSLPGGGKLLGLAGRLRLPIR
- a CDS encoding coenzyme F420-0:L-glutamate ligase encodes the protein MVVSDTCVEVGGRRYRRLLVRTHVIGAGEDVPALMKRYLGPHVRPGDIVFIGQKAAAAAQGRAYPVDQIRPRPLARFLCRFVRKVGYGIGLGIPETMEMAIREVGVWRILLAAVVGAIGRLLGRRGDFYRVAGRSVAAIDGPTPYTLPPYNRYVVLAPRDPNGLARQIASAFAPIRVAAAVVDANDIGCNVLGATPGLDRVLLVSVMRDNPMGQGVQRTPLGIIRAAS